AGGGATGCGCATGTCGATGGCATGCAGCACGTGAGCGTCGCCATAGTAGAAGTTCAGGCTGCGCGCCTCGATCTTCGCGTTCAAGGCAGCCGGATCCGCCTGAGGTCCGGCCGCATCCGCGGCTCCAGGCGACAAGGAAGCCGGGCGGGGCGAGAGTGACGGCAGCGACGGCGCATTGGGCGTCATCACATCCTCTGACTTCGATAACGATCGCGCAGCAAGATGGCTGCGGCGTTCAGCGACAGTAACAACACGAGCAGTACCAGGATACCCCCGGCTGCGTTCACGAGAAAAGCGGATTGCGGACGCGAGACCCAATTGAAGATCTGGATCGGGAGCACCGTGAATGGCGACCAGATACTATCCGGGACGAACGGCACATAGGTCAGCGCGCCAATCGTGATGAGCGGCGCCGTTTCGCCGATGGCACGCGACACCGCCAGGATGACGCCCGTCAAGATGCCCGGTGCGGCAACCGGCAGCACCTGATTCCAGATCGTCTGCCACCTGGTGGCGCCGAGCGCGTAGGAGCCCTCGCGCAGCGAGACCGGAACCGCCCTCAACGCCTCCCGCGTAGAGAGAATCACGATTGGTAGCAGCAGGAGCGCCAGCGTGCACGCACCGGCAAGTAGGCTCTGGCCCATGGCGAGCGCGCGCACGAAGAGGCCCAGCCCCAGCAGGCCGTAGATGATCGACGGCACCGCAGCAAGATTCGAGATGTTGAGCTCGATGAACCGCGCGACGCGCCCCTGTGTCGAGTACTCCTCCAGGTAGATCGCCGCACCGACGCCCACCGGCAGCGCAATGGCAATGGTGAGGAGGATGAGATAGAGGCTCCCGACCAGGGCCGGCAGCAAACCGGCGTCCGCGGCCCGCCGCGACGGATAGCCAACGAGAAACTGCCACGAGACCCGTCCGGCGCCGTCGAGGAAGACGTCGACCAGGAGCACCGCGAGGGCCAGGAGCGCTAGTCCGAGGACGAACAGGCCAGCGAAGGCCAGCGCCTTGTCGCTGAGCCGACGCGTGCGCGTGGCGCTCCGCGGCATCTCCATCAGCGATACACCTCACGGTAGCGGCCCCGCAGCCAGGTGCTGAAGAGGTTCAGCCCAAAGGTGCCGAGGAACAGCAGCATGCCAACGGCAAAGATCGTCCGGTACTCGATTGTGCCCGTCGGTGTGTCGCCGAGGCTCACCTGGACGATGAACGCGGTCATGGTCTCGACCGGCACCAGCGGATTTGCGGTGAGCCGCGGCTGCTGGCCCGCCGCAATCGCGACGATCATGGTCTCGCCAACGGCGCGGGACACCGCCAGGATCGCGGCAGCCGAGATACCGGAGAGCGCGGCCGGTAGCACGACGGTCAGCGATGTTTGGGCTTTGGTCGCGCCAAGCGCGTACGAGGCTTCGCGTAAGCCGCTCGGGACGCTGTGCAGCGCATCTTCGCTCAACGAAGAGACGAGCGGCAGGATCATGATGCCCATCACGATGCCCGGGCTGAGCGCGTTGAAGCCGGCGAGCTGTGGCAGAAAGGATTGGAGCAGCGGCGTGACGAACAGCAACGCGAAGTAGCCGTAGACCACCGTGGGCACACCTGCGAGCACTTCGAGGACGGGCTTGACGGCCCGCCGCGTGCCCGGCGACGCATATTCACTCAAGTACACCGCGCTCAGCAGCCCCGCCGGCAGCGCCAC
This genomic interval from Luteitalea sp. contains the following:
- the pstA gene encoding phosphate ABC transporter permease PstA — translated: MEMPRSATRTRRLSDKALAFAGLFVLGLALLALAVLLVDVFLDGAGRVSWQFLVGYPSRRAADAGLLPALVGSLYLILLTIAIALPVGVGAAIYLEEYSTQGRVARFIELNISNLAAVPSIIYGLLGLGLFVRALAMGQSLLAGACTLALLLLPIVILSTREALRAVPVSLREGSYALGATRWQTIWNQVLPVAAPGILTGVILAVSRAIGETAPLITIGALTYVPFVPDSIWSPFTVLPIQIFNWVSRPQSAFLVNAAGGILVLLVLLLSLNAAAILLRDRYRSQRM
- the pstC gene encoding phosphate ABC transporter permease subunit PstC; its protein translation is MTRRFRQRFETVIERALFACAALSVFVTLGIIGVLLFETIGFFREVAVTEFLFGTTWTPLFFNKRFGVLPLVAGTVLVSAIAMAVALPAGLLSAVYLSEYASPGTRRAVKPVLEVLAGVPTVVYGYFALLFVTPLLQSFLPQLAGFNALSPGIVMGIMILPLVSSLSEDALHSVPSGLREASYALGATKAQTSLTVVLPAALSGISAAAILAVSRAVGETMIVAIAAGQQPRLTANPLVPVETMTAFIVQVSLGDTPTGTIEYRTIFAVGMLLFLGTFGLNLFSTWLRGRYREVYR